From Candidatus Neomarinimicrobiota bacterium, a single genomic window includes:
- a CDS encoding MaoC family dehydratase: MQIHVGQKADRSITLTPEHVKTFAELTGDFNPLHFDEEFAGKTKFGKLVVQGGLTTGLLHALVATDMPGPGTVFLSQNWKFIAPVYIGDTITATAEVISVHDSKPVIQLDVKVQRHDGELVLEGEAWCYTFEVD, from the coding sequence ATGCAAATTCACGTAGGGCAGAAAGCTGACCGAAGCATAACGCTTACTCCCGAACATGTAAAAACATTTGCGGAACTTACAGGAGATTTCAATCCGCTCCATTTTGATGAAGAGTTCGCCGGCAAAACGAAATTCGGGAAACTTGTTGTTCAGGGCGGACTAACGACAGGACTTCTGCATGCTCTTGTGGCGACGGACATGCCGGGTCCGGGCACCGTTTTTCTCAGCCAGAACTGGAAATTTATCGCCCCTGTTTATATCGGAGACACTATCACCGCAACTGCGGAGGTAATAAGCGTGCATGATTCCAAACCCGTTATACAGCTCGACGTTAAAGTCCAGAGGCATGACGGAGAATTAGTTTTGGAAGGAGAAGCCTGGTGTTATACTTTCGAAGTGGACTAA